A single window of Liolophura sinensis isolate JHLJ2023 chromosome 6, CUHK_Ljap_v2, whole genome shotgun sequence DNA harbors:
- the LOC135469236 gene encoding probable phosphoglycerate mutase isoform X1: protein MAKYTIVLVRHGESSWNKENRFCGWYDADLSETGIEEAKNAGKMLKEKGFVFDVAFTSVLKRAIKTLFFIQDELDNHWIPVHRHWRLNERHYGGLQGLNKSETAAKHGEDQVKIWRRSYDTPPPPLEQDDPRSAANDPKYSHLDKNAVPSCECLKDTVFRALPYWHDVIVPTIKSGQRVLISAHGNSLRALVKYLDKISDADIAGLNIPTGIPLVYELDENLQPVRHFYLASEEEVKAAMDRVANQGKAK from the exons ATGGCAAAGTACACAATTGTCTTGGTGAGGCATGGTGAGAGCAGCTGGAACAAGGAAAACAGATTCTGTGGTTGGTATGATGCAGATCTGTCAGAAACTGGGATCGAGGAGGCAAAAAATGCTGGGAAG ATGCTGAAAGAGAAAGGCTTTGTGTTTGATGTTGCCTTTACTAGCGTGCTGAAGCGAGCGATCAAAACCTTGTTCTTTATCCAAGACGAGCTGGACAATCACTGGATTCCTGTACACAGGCACTGGCGACTCAACGAGCGTCATTACGGAGGACTTCAGGGTCTGAACAAATCAGAAACGGCCGCTAAACATGGGGAAGACCAAGTTAAG ATCTGGAGACGATCTTACGACACACCACCACCTCCACTGGAACAGGATGATCCCAGGAGTGCTGCTAATGATCCCAAGTATAGT CATTTGGATAAGAATGCTGTGCCGTCATGCGAGTGTCTAAAGGACACAGTGTTCCGAGCTCTACCCTACTGGCATGATGTCATTGTTCCTACCATCAAG TCAGGACAACGTGTACTGATATCTGCTCATGGAAACAGTTTGAGGGCATTAGTCAAGTACCTGGATAAGATTTCTGATGCAGACATAGCAGGCCTGAACATCCCTACAG GTATCCCATTGGTGTACGAGTTAGATGAAAATCTTCAGCCTGTACGGCACTTCTACTTAGCCAGTGAGGAGGAGGTGAAAGCTGCCATGGATAGAGTAGCCAACCAAGGCAAGGCAAAGTGA
- the LOC135469236 gene encoding probable phosphoglycerate mutase isoform X2 yields the protein MVRAAGTRKTDSVVGMMQICQKLGSRRQKMLGRCVVELHHSVMLKEKGFVFDVAFTSVLKRAIKTLFFIQDELDNHWIPVHRHWRLNERHYGGLQGLNKSETAAKHGEDQVKIWRRSYDTPPPPLEQDDPRSAANDPKYSHLDKNAVPSCECLKDTVFRALPYWHDVIVPTIKSGQRVLISAHGNSLRALVKYLDKISDADIAGLNIPTGIPLVYELDENLQPVRHFYLASEEEVKAAMDRVANQGKAK from the exons ATGGTGAGAGCAGCTGGAACAAGGAAAACAGATTCTGTGGTTGGTATGATGCAGATCTGTCAGAAACTGGGATCGAGGAGGCAAAAAATGCTGGGAAGGTGTGTTGTTGAATTACATCATTCAGTT ATGCTGAAAGAGAAAGGCTTTGTGTTTGATGTTGCCTTTACTAGCGTGCTGAAGCGAGCGATCAAAACCTTGTTCTTTATCCAAGACGAGCTGGACAATCACTGGATTCCTGTACACAGGCACTGGCGACTCAACGAGCGTCATTACGGAGGACTTCAGGGTCTGAACAAATCAGAAACGGCCGCTAAACATGGGGAAGACCAAGTTAAG ATCTGGAGACGATCTTACGACACACCACCACCTCCACTGGAACAGGATGATCCCAGGAGTGCTGCTAATGATCCCAAGTATAGT CATTTGGATAAGAATGCTGTGCCGTCATGCGAGTGTCTAAAGGACACAGTGTTCCGAGCTCTACCCTACTGGCATGATGTCATTGTTCCTACCATCAAG TCAGGACAACGTGTACTGATATCTGCTCATGGAAACAGTTTGAGGGCATTAGTCAAGTACCTGGATAAGATTTCTGATGCAGACATAGCAGGCCTGAACATCCCTACAG GTATCCCATTGGTGTACGAGTTAGATGAAAATCTTCAGCCTGTACGGCACTTCTACTTAGCCAGTGAGGAGGAGGTGAAAGCTGCCATGGATAGAGTAGCCAACCAAGGCAAGGCAAAGTGA